The Euwallacea similis isolate ESF13 chromosome 15, ESF131.1, whole genome shotgun sequence genome has a window encoding:
- the LOC136413831 gene encoding neuropeptide-like protein 32, whose amino-acid sequence MMKELAVLAIAALVLCQGAPTDETKSDVIPQQDGGEVPLAIDVPIESAKQEVVSSDDLNTDASAWGGWGGRGYGGWGGRGYGGWGGRGWGGGWGGGYGGYRGGWGGGWGRGGYWG is encoded by the exons ATGATGaag GAATTGGCGGTTTTGGCAATAGCCGCTTTGGTTTTGTGCCAAGGGGCACCGACAGACGAAACGAAATCTGACGTCATCCCGCAACAAGATGGCGGAGAAGTGCCATTGGCCATTGATGTGCCCATTGAAAGTGCCAAACAAGAAGTGGTAAGCAGTGATGACCTCAACACTGATGCCAGCGCTTGGGGCGGTTGGGGAGGAAG ggGTTATGGAGGTTGGGGAGGTCGCGGCTATGGCGGTTGGGGAGGTAGAGGTTGGGGAGGCGGCTGGGGCGGCGGCTATGGCGGTTACCGAGGCGGATGGGGAGGCGGTTGGGGTCGAGGGGGTTATTGGGGTTAA